A DNA window from Mytilus edulis chromosome 14, xbMytEdul2.2, whole genome shotgun sequence contains the following coding sequences:
- the LOC139504357 gene encoding neuromedin-U receptor 1-like: MNDSSYTNNITNIDLQSLNSAEAVRRLPIIMFILILIIIGVFGNLHVFYIYITKFGSSTYRMFVLSLASVDILSCCMSMPFEMADELNPYTFNAGITCKIFRFLNTCLAMITALMLVVIASERYRRICKPYGNQMSEKHARYALFGVVLFAIIATLPALYVYGIKTLHLNVSGQMIEGSECTWSDEVVGSVIGYAYFAWGLLVILVCMFLLVILYSLVGLHLRRHTIKVQSTIRKKHCRRKSTNRRSVLGSLKIRRKSRQIRSADSKALQNLGYKFFFRI, from the exons ATGAATGATTCAAGTTACACAAACAACATAACAAACATTGACTTACAGAGTTTAAATTCAGCGGAAGCAGTCCGCCGACTTCCGATTATAATGTTCATATTGATCTTGATCATTATTGGTGTTTTTGGAAATTTACACgtgttttatatttacattacgAAGTTTGGATCTTCGACATACCGGATGTTCGTGTTGTCTCTGGCTTCTGTAGATATTTTAAGTTGTTGTATGTCCATGCCGTTTGAAATGGCCGATGAATTGAACCCATATACATTTAACGCGGGAATTACTTGTAAAATTTTCCGATTTTTGAACACGTGTTTAGCCATGATCACTGCCTTAATGCTTGTTGTGATAGCTTCCGAGAGGTACCGAAGAATATGTAAACCATATGGAAATCAGATGTCGGAGAAACACGCCCGTTACGCATTATTTGGAGTTGTTCTATTTGCAATAATTGCGACACTGCCCGCGTTGTACGTTTACGGTATTAAAACATTGCACCTTAATGTTTCTGGACAAATGATTGAAGGTTCCGAATGCACCTGGTCTGACGAGGTTGTTGGTAGTGTCATCGGATACGCTTATTTTGCATGGGGTTTGCTTGTTAtacttgtatgtatgtttttatTAGTAATACTCTACTCATTAGTTGGACTACATTTGAGACGTCATACAATAAAGGTCCAATCGACGATCAGAAAAAAACATTGTAGAAGGAAATCAACAAATAGACGTTCTGTTCTAGGCTCTTTAAAAATTCGACGAAAGAGTCGACAGATTCGCTCTGCTGACAGCAAGGCGTTACAAAATCTAGGCTACAAAT ttttcttccgtatataa